A window of the Cicer arietinum cultivar CDC Frontier isolate Library 1 chromosome 6, Cicar.CDCFrontier_v2.0, whole genome shotgun sequence genome harbors these coding sequences:
- the LOC101494300 gene encoding uncharacterized protein, producing MEKPENHFNNENNRERETSHLAALLKEMKEGLDTVRHKIQTLTAKVKIQNSTADGFSYLEAKNLLLLNYCQSLVYYLLQKAKGYSIEEHPVVRSIVEIRLFLEKIRPIDKKQQYQIQKLIKVSENTTNNTIEKEPVASNKSEDVSKYRPNPDMLVSKVEPTAHDGDGVYHGPRFAPTSMDLDKPSKGERNASRRDRELLKQAQNSDYIKTLVNDMEERPEEIKDFEGTSREVDNYIRKMEKLAKVEEDEFMRIPRTKQERKKEKYLKKAKNGMQGLTDSLFDEIKGLPFEDNTGDHAMGYKNGSRKNGKLKKRKRKH from the exons ATGGAGAAGCCTGAAAACCATTTCAATAATGAAAATAACAGGGAAAG AGAAACATCTCATCTTGCTGCATTGTTGAAAGAAATGAAAGAAGGACTTGATACTGTTAGGcataaaattcaaactttaacTGCCAAG gtgaaaattcaaaattctaCAGCCGATGGGTTCAGCTATCTTGAAGCTAAAAATTTGCTGCTTTTGAATTATTGTCAATCCCTTGTTTATTATTTGTTGCAAAAGGCTAAGGGATATTCGATAGAAGAACATCCTGTTGTTCGAAGTATTGTAGAGATAAGATTATTTTTAGAGAAG ATTCGACCAATCGACAAAAAACAACAATACCAAATCCAAAAACTAATTAAAGTTAGTGAAAATACAACAAATAATACCATTGAGAAGGAGCCGGTTGCATCCAATAAGAGTGAGGATGTATCAAAGTATCGTCCAAATCCTGACATGCTTGTTAGCAAAGTAGAACCAACAGCTCAT GATGGTGATGGTGTTTATCATGGTCCTAGATTTGCCCCAACATCTATGGATCTAGATAAGCCTTCTAAGGGAGAAAGAAATGCCAGCCGAAGAGACAGGGAACTTCTGAAACAAGCTCAGAACAGTGATTATATCAAGACATTAGTGAATGATATGGAGGAAAGACCTGAAGAG ATAAAAGATTTTGAGGGAACCAGCAGAGAAGTGGACAATTATATTAGAAAAATGGAGAAGCTTGCTAAAGTGGAGGAGGATGAGTTCATGCGCATTCCTCGTACAAAACAAGAAAGGAAGAAAGAGAAGTACTTGAAGAAAGCGAAAAATGG GATGCAAGGTCTAACTGAtagtttatttgatgaaatcAAAGGATTACCCTTTGAAGATAATACTGGGGATCATGCAATGGGCTATAAAAATGGCAGCAGAAAAAATGGGAAGCTGAAGAAGCGAAAG AGGAAACATTGA
- the LOC101496887 gene encoding germin-like protein 9-3: MSSFTLKVVLSLIISTFTLMKLTRAGDPDILTDFISPLTGPIDANFFTYTGFRALVGPQNTSPPPFKVLKATMIEFPSLNGQSVSYASLQFQPKSINPPHTHPRSAELLLVIQGALQVGFVDTTNKLFTQNLQTGDIFVFPKGLVHFQHNVDEKIPALALSAFGSANAGTISLPNTLFNTSIDDNVLALAFKTDVSTVQNLKKGFA; this comes from the coding sequence ATGTCTTCCTTTACTTTGAAAGTTGTTCTTTCACTCATCATTTCCACTTTTACCCTTATGAAACTAACAAGGGCCGGTGACCCAGACATACTAACCGACTTTATAAGCCCATTAACCGGCCCAATTGATGCAAACTTCTTCACATACACAGGCTTTCGCGCCCTTGTTGGGCCACAAAACACAAGCCCACCACCATTCAAAGTACTAAAAGCAACCATGATAGAATTTCCATCATTGAATGGACAAAGTGTCTCATATGCTTCACTTCAATTCCAACCAAAAAGCATTAATCCACCACACACACACCCACGTTCAGCTGAATTACTCTTAGTTATTCAAGGTGCACTTCAAGTTGGTTTTGTAGACACAACAAATAAACTCTTTACACAAAATCTTCAAACCGGTGATATTTTTGTATTTCCTAAAGGTCTTGTTCATTTTCAACATAATGTTGATGAAAAAATTCCTGCTCTTGCTTTATCAGCTTTTGGTAGTGCTAATGCTGGAACTATTTCACTTCCTAATACTTTGTTTAATACATCTATTGATGATAATGTCTTGGCTTTGGCTTTCAAGACTGATGTTTCCACCgttcaaaatttgaagaaaggTTTTGCTTAG